Proteins encoded within one genomic window of Phyllobacterium sp. T1293:
- a CDS encoding ABC transporter permease, whose translation MYTYIGKRLLLAIPTLIIISIFAFSLQKLLPGDPILAMAGEERDPQVLEFLRDKYRLNDPVIFQYFYWIGSVLQGDFGISLRTNQPVLSLIAEKLPVTIQLAIMAMTFAFAIGVPIGILAAVKKNTVVDYIANIVALSGLSVPNFWMGIMLILLVSVKLGWLPASGYEPFFRDPVRSLQTMIMPAFVLGLALAATLMRHTRSSMLTVLGADYIRTARAKGVSERSVILSHTFRNALLPIITMTALLFGELLAGAVLTEQIFTIPGFGKLIVDAVFNRDYAVVQGVVLCTGAGFILMNLVADVLSLLLNPRMRAAL comes from the coding sequence ATGTATACTTACATCGGGAAGCGGCTATTGCTGGCCATACCGACACTGATCATCATATCGATCTTTGCATTCTCCCTGCAAAAGCTGTTGCCGGGCGATCCGATCCTTGCCATGGCAGGAGAGGAGCGCGATCCGCAGGTACTGGAGTTCCTGCGCGACAAATACCGTCTGAATGATCCTGTCATCTTCCAGTATTTCTATTGGATCGGTTCTGTCCTCCAGGGTGATTTCGGCATATCACTGCGCACCAACCAGCCCGTGCTTTCGCTCATTGCCGAAAAACTACCTGTGACCATTCAACTGGCGATCATGGCCATGACTTTTGCCTTCGCCATCGGCGTTCCCATCGGAATACTTGCCGCGGTCAAGAAGAACACCGTCGTCGACTATATCGCCAACATCGTTGCTTTATCCGGTCTATCCGTCCCCAATTTCTGGATGGGCATCATGCTCATTCTGCTCGTCTCGGTGAAACTTGGCTGGCTTCCGGCGTCGGGTTACGAACCATTCTTCAGGGACCCCGTGCGATCCCTGCAAACCATGATCATGCCAGCCTTCGTTCTCGGACTGGCACTGGCAGCGACACTCATGCGTCATACGCGTTCCTCCATGCTGACCGTGCTGGGTGCCGATTACATCCGCACAGCCCGCGCCAAAGGCGTTTCGGAGCGCTCGGTCATTCTCAGCCACACGTTCCGCAACGCTCTTCTTCCGATCATCACAATGACTGCTCTGCTCTTTGGCGAACTTCTGGCGGGCGCCGTGCTGACAGAACAGATTTTCACCATTCCCGGCTTCGGCAAATTGATCGTCGATGCCGTTTTCAACCGTGACTACGCGGTTGTGCAAGGCGTTGTGCTCTGCACCGGGGCAGGTTTCATCCTGATGAACCTCGTTGCGGATGTGCTCTCCCTTCTCCTCAACCCAAGAATGAGGGCAGCGCTATGA
- a CDS encoding ABC transporter permease codes for MPQTMPMAPQQSRSNNRAWKKLKANKSALAGLIIISIFLILAVTAPLLPIADPVATSWSAIRKAPSAAHWLGTDDIGRDILSRMIWGARASLMAGVFSVGIAVAVGVPLGLIAGYFGGWIDIVISRITEAFLAMPFLITAIALAAFLGPSLGNAMIAIGFSAMPLFVRLTRGQVLTVKTEDYVEGARSVGLSHYRIITRYILPNVFSPLLVQASLTIATAIIAEASLSFLGLGQQPPAPSWGSMLNVAKNFLSQAPWMAMWPGAAIFLVVIGFNLLGDGLRDALDPREA; via the coding sequence ATGCCGCAAACAATGCCGATGGCACCACAGCAAAGCCGTTCAAACAACCGGGCATGGAAAAAACTGAAGGCCAATAAAAGCGCTCTCGCCGGTCTTATCATCATCAGCATCTTCCTGATCCTTGCCGTCACCGCACCTCTATTGCCCATAGCCGACCCCGTCGCTACGAGTTGGTCTGCAATCCGCAAGGCTCCCTCCGCTGCACATTGGCTGGGGACCGATGATATTGGCCGGGACATTCTCTCACGCATGATCTGGGGCGCGCGCGCCTCGCTGATGGCCGGTGTATTTTCCGTTGGCATTGCCGTTGCTGTCGGCGTTCCGCTCGGGCTTATTGCCGGCTACTTCGGTGGTTGGATCGACATTGTCATTTCGCGCATTACCGAGGCATTTCTCGCCATGCCATTCCTCATCACGGCGATTGCCTTGGCTGCCTTTCTTGGACCAAGCCTCGGCAATGCGATGATTGCCATCGGCTTTTCCGCCATGCCGCTTTTTGTGCGGCTGACGCGCGGGCAGGTGCTGACTGTAAAAACCGAGGATTATGTGGAAGGCGCGCGCTCTGTCGGGCTCAGCCACTACAGGATCATCACCCGTTACATTCTGCCAAATGTGTTCTCCCCCCTGCTCGTCCAGGCCAGCCTTACCATCGCCACTGCAATTATCGCCGAGGCCAGTCTCTCATTCCTTGGGCTTGGTCAGCAGCCTCCCGCTCCCAGTTGGGGCTCGATGCTCAATGTGGCAAAGAACTTCCTGTCCCAGGCACCATGGATGGCGATGTGGCCGGGGGCTGCAATTTTTCTTGTCGTTATCGGCTTCAACCTACTTGGCGATGGATTGCGCGACGCCCTCGACCCGCGCGAAGCATAA
- a CDS encoding gamma-glutamyltransferase family protein → MTRFTTRPEILGTFGVVASTHWIATAVGMSILEKGGNAFDAAVATGMVLQVVEPHLNGAGGDMPAIFYSKKKDKVEVICAQGPAPAGATIEHYKSEGLDLIPGDGLLATVIPGAFDGWMLMLRDYGTMSVRDVLEPAIYYAENGHPVLPRVSDTISGLGEFFRKEWPTSFATWLPGGSAPAPHSNFRNPVLAATWQRIVAEAESRNGRENQIEAARDAFYRGFVAENITDYLESAEVMDASASRHKAVLTADDLANWHATVEAPQTYDYHGWTVAKTGPWGQGPVLLQSLALLKGFDIAAMDPNSAEFVHTVVEALKLAYADREVYYGDPNHCNVPIEHLLSDTYAHERRKLITAQASHELRPGIIPGFETQYDLTTRMLKGMGDGAVYEPTMSHLSEKRGDTVHIDVIDREGNMVSVTPSGGWLQSSPIIPGLGFCLNSRAQMFWLQEGLPTSLAPGKRPRTTLTPTIALFEGRPTMAFGTPGGDQQDQWQLPFFLRHVHHGLNLQEAIDQPLFHTTHFPSSFYPRTGEPGNITIETSIGTDVLNALRQKGHEITAADPWSVGRLTAAKRDADGLLRAAATPRLMQAYAIGR, encoded by the coding sequence ATGACCCGTTTTACCACCCGGCCCGAAATTCTTGGAACTTTCGGCGTTGTCGCATCAACACACTGGATCGCCACAGCAGTCGGTATGAGCATTCTTGAAAAAGGCGGCAATGCCTTTGACGCGGCCGTCGCAACAGGCATGGTCTTGCAGGTGGTGGAACCGCATCTGAATGGTGCGGGCGGCGATATGCCTGCGATCTTCTACTCAAAGAAGAAGGACAAGGTAGAGGTCATTTGTGCGCAGGGACCGGCACCCGCGGGTGCGACGATTGAGCATTACAAGAGCGAGGGATTGGACCTGATCCCCGGCGATGGCCTTCTGGCAACGGTGATACCCGGCGCATTTGACGGCTGGATGCTCATGCTTCGGGACTATGGCACGATGTCGGTCCGCGACGTACTGGAACCCGCAATCTATTATGCCGAAAACGGTCATCCCGTTTTGCCGCGCGTATCCGATACTATCAGCGGATTGGGGGAATTCTTCCGCAAGGAGTGGCCAACATCCTTTGCGACATGGTTGCCCGGCGGGAGTGCTCCTGCACCGCATTCAAATTTCAGGAATCCTGTGCTTGCCGCAACATGGCAACGCATTGTGGCTGAGGCTGAAAGCAGGAATGGCCGCGAAAATCAGATCGAGGCGGCGCGTGATGCGTTCTACCGCGGTTTTGTTGCCGAAAATATTACCGACTATCTGGAAAGTGCCGAGGTGATGGATGCCAGCGCCAGCCGCCACAAAGCCGTATTGACCGCTGACGATTTGGCCAATTGGCACGCGACAGTCGAAGCGCCGCAAACCTATGATTATCATGGCTGGACGGTCGCCAAAACAGGGCCATGGGGCCAAGGGCCCGTGCTGCTGCAATCGCTTGCCCTCTTGAAGGGCTTTGATATTGCGGCCATGGACCCGAACAGCGCAGAATTCGTTCACACTGTGGTTGAAGCCCTGAAACTCGCCTATGCGGATCGCGAGGTCTATTACGGTGATCCAAATCATTGCAATGTGCCGATAGAGCATCTTCTGTCTGACACCTATGCCCACGAACGCCGCAAATTGATAACAGCGCAGGCTTCCCACGAGCTTCGGCCGGGAATAATCCCCGGCTTTGAGACGCAGTATGATCTCACCACGCGCATGTTAAAGGGCATGGGAGATGGCGCAGTCTATGAGCCAACCATGTCGCACCTTTCGGAGAAACGTGGTGATACAGTTCATATCGATGTGATCGACCGCGAAGGCAATATGGTGTCGGTTACTCCGTCAGGCGGCTGGCTCCAGTCGTCACCAATCATTCCCGGACTTGGCTTCTGTCTCAATTCGCGCGCGCAGATGTTCTGGTTGCAGGAGGGATTGCCAACATCGCTCGCTCCGGGCAAGCGCCCGCGCACGACACTGACGCCGACTATCGCGCTTTTTGAAGGGCGACCAACAATGGCCTTCGGCACGCCCGGCGGCGACCAGCAGGACCAATGGCAATTGCCGTTTTTCCTGCGCCACGTTCATCACGGCCTGAACCTGCAGGAAGCAATCGATCAACCATTGTTCCATACGACGCACTTTCCGAGTTCCTTCTATCCAAGGACGGGCGAGCCGGGAAACATCACCATCGAAACCAGCATTGGCACAGACGTGTTGAATGCCCTGCGCCAGAAGGGGCACGAAATCACCGCCGCCGACCCGTGGTCGGTTGGTCGTTTAACGGCAGCGAAACGCGACGCTGACGGGCTGTTGCGGGCCGCGGCAACACCACGCCTTATGCAAGCCTATGCGATAGGGCGATAG
- a CDS encoding ABC transporter ATP-binding protein, translating to MVPETNHANPVLSVEGLTTSFLVDGMWKSVVRDVSFSVMPGETVAIVGESGSGKSVTSLSVMRLLAKASSRIEGSIVLNGKDLLTLSDRQMRDVRGNDIAMIFQEPMTSLNPIFTIGRQISEALTCHSTISQTEARAETIRLLEKVRIPNAAARFDEYPHQFSGGMRQRVMIAMALASRPKLLIADEPTTALDVTIQGQILDLIKVLQEEEGMAVLFITHDMGVVAEVSDRTIVMYRGEAVESGPTADIFHHGKHPYTRALLAAVPRLGSMKDRHWPLRFPIVDIKTGQSTVPAEVADTVDRRRTPILEVKNLTTRFDIRSGLFSRKTGAIHAVENVSFDLFQGETLSLVGESGCGKSTTGRSITRLVQPNSGEVLLDGYNVLALDAIALRTMRKSIQMIFQDPFASLNPRMSVGATIAEPFIAHRLGTQKQAREKAIDLLERVGLTADMFTRYPHEFSGGQRQRIAIARALSLDPKVIVADESVSALDVSIKAQVVNLLLDLQQSFNLSFLFISHDMAVVERVSHRVAVMYLGEIVEIGPRAAVFDNPQHAYTKTLMNAVPVPDPARRAIRRNATINELKSPVRPVGYESPQREYREVTKGHFVQR from the coding sequence ATGGTCCCCGAAACGAACCACGCCAATCCAGTGCTGTCTGTCGAAGGGCTAACCACATCCTTCCTCGTTGACGGTATGTGGAAAAGCGTGGTGCGCGATGTCTCTTTCAGCGTCATGCCGGGAGAAACCGTCGCCATTGTTGGCGAATCCGGTTCAGGCAAGAGCGTCACATCGCTTTCTGTCATGCGCCTTCTGGCAAAAGCATCCAGTCGCATTGAAGGCAGCATTGTCCTCAACGGCAAAGATCTTCTTACGTTGTCCGATAGGCAGATGCGGGATGTTCGCGGCAATGATATTGCGATGATCTTTCAGGAGCCGATGACCAGCCTTAATCCGATTTTCACGATCGGGCGGCAGATATCCGAAGCCTTGACCTGTCACAGCACCATTTCACAGACGGAAGCGCGCGCCGAGACAATACGCCTGCTGGAGAAAGTGCGCATACCCAATGCAGCAGCACGCTTCGATGAATATCCGCACCAATTTTCAGGCGGAATGCGTCAGCGCGTTATGATAGCAATGGCGCTTGCAAGCCGGCCGAAGCTTTTGATTGCCGATGAACCGACAACTGCCTTGGATGTCACCATTCAGGGACAGATTCTTGATCTGATCAAGGTCCTGCAGGAAGAGGAAGGCATGGCCGTCCTTTTCATTACCCACGACATGGGCGTGGTCGCCGAGGTCTCGGATCGCACCATTGTGATGTATCGCGGCGAGGCAGTGGAAAGCGGCCCCACCGCCGATATTTTCCATCACGGCAAGCATCCCTATACGAGAGCGCTGCTTGCAGCTGTGCCCCGCCTCGGCTCCATGAAGGATCGGCACTGGCCGTTGCGCTTTCCGATTGTCGATATCAAAACCGGGCAATCCACCGTTCCGGCCGAGGTAGCCGATACAGTCGACAGACGCAGAACGCCAATCCTTGAAGTCAAGAATCTGACCACGCGATTCGATATTCGTTCGGGTCTGTTCTCGCGGAAAACGGGCGCTATCCATGCGGTGGAGAACGTATCGTTTGACCTGTTCCAGGGTGAGACCCTATCGCTGGTCGGCGAATCCGGCTGCGGAAAATCCACCACAGGCCGATCTATCACCCGTCTCGTGCAGCCCAATAGCGGTGAGGTTCTTCTGGACGGATACAATGTCCTTGCCCTCGATGCGATTGCCCTGCGCACTATGCGCAAAAGTATCCAGATGATTTTTCAGGACCCTTTTGCCAGCCTCAACCCACGTATGAGTGTCGGCGCAACGATTGCAGAGCCGTTCATCGCTCACCGTCTCGGGACACAGAAGCAGGCTCGCGAAAAGGCTATAGACTTACTTGAACGGGTTGGCCTGACGGCGGATATGTTCACACGCTATCCGCACGAATTTTCCGGCGGCCAGCGCCAGCGCATTGCCATTGCCCGCGCCCTCTCCCTTGATCCCAAGGTCATCGTTGCGGATGAGTCCGTTTCGGCGCTCGACGTGTCGATCAAGGCGCAGGTGGTTAACCTTCTCCTCGACCTCCAGCAGAGTTTCAACCTGTCATTTCTTTTCATCTCGCATGATATGGCCGTTGTCGAACGGGTGAGCCATCGCGTGGCCGTCATGTACCTTGGTGAAATCGTCGAGATCGGTCCGCGCGCCGCAGTTTTCGATAATCCGCAACATGCCTATACGAAAACCCTGATGAATGCGGTTCCTGTACCCGACCCGGCGCGCCGGGCAATCAGGCGCAATGCCACAATCAATGAATTGAAAAGCCCGGTGCGACCCGTGGGGTATGAATCGCCGCAGCGCGAATATCGGGAGGTGACGAAAGGACACTTTGTTCAAAGATGA
- a CDS encoding cupin domain-containing protein, whose protein sequence is MQKKATVLDRAQWAEESDVWQGEFEGMRFGTGVSVMFYTTDQIDHGPKLHRHPYDEVFIVREGRALFTIGEQQIEAKAGQIVFGPAHVPHKFVNLGPGRLETTDLHVTEAFIQEDLE, encoded by the coding sequence ATGCAAAAGAAAGCTACAGTGCTTGATCGTGCCCAATGGGCTGAGGAATCAGACGTATGGCAGGGCGAATTTGAAGGGATGCGCTTCGGCACTGGTGTGTCAGTGATGTTCTACACCACCGATCAAATCGACCACGGCCCGAAACTCCATCGGCATCCATATGATGAAGTTTTCATCGTTCGGGAGGGGCGTGCATTGTTTACGATTGGAGAGCAGCAGATAGAAGCGAAAGCCGGTCAGATTGTGTTCGGTCCTGCTCATGTTCCTCACAAGTTCGTAAATCTCGGCCCGGGCCGTCTGGAAACGACTGATCTTCACGTTACAGAAGCCTTCATTCAGGAAGATTTGGAATAG
- a CDS encoding recombinase family protein translates to MSAPPKPARIGYARVSTDDQANDAQLIELKAAGCTTIFEEHGSGASRARPVLARLLREIGPGDVLVVVRLDRLARSVSHLLAVIEQLEEKGAHFRSLHDPIDTSTPQGMFSLQVLGAVAQLERALISERTKAGINAARARGKLPGNPGLREKRPEALAKLSKARKRGHLADLVATTSSWLPIVQRMRPEHPWEDVARSIQHQTGQKWNVDRLRRAVRLLVNEGLADTGLISPSPRRTPEDRLLMLVTGIANANPDLTLREIASQLEAMHERTSRGASRWAASSVKNLLDRARKLGLVSS, encoded by the coding sequence ATGAGCGCTCCCCCCAAACCCGCCCGAATTGGTTATGCCCGCGTATCGACAGACGATCAGGCCAATGATGCGCAGCTGATCGAATTGAAAGCTGCGGGTTGCACCACAATCTTTGAGGAGCACGGCTCCGGTGCATCGCGGGCTCGCCCGGTTCTGGCCCGCCTTCTTCGCGAGATCGGTCCCGGAGATGTTCTTGTTGTTGTTCGCCTCGACCGGTTGGCACGTTCGGTAAGCCATCTGCTCGCGGTCATCGAACAGCTCGAAGAAAAGGGCGCTCATTTTCGTTCACTGCACGATCCGATCGACACCTCGACACCGCAAGGCATGTTCTCCCTGCAGGTGCTCGGCGCCGTGGCCCAGCTGGAGCGCGCATTGATTTCAGAGCGGACCAAAGCTGGCATCAATGCCGCCCGTGCACGCGGCAAACTTCCCGGCAATCCCGGCCTGCGCGAGAAGCGCCCTGAGGCGCTTGCCAAGCTTTCGAAAGCTCGAAAGCGTGGGCATCTGGCGGACCTTGTAGCCACCACATCATCCTGGCTACCAATTGTGCAACGGATGCGCCCCGAACATCCATGGGAGGATGTTGCGCGCAGCATACAGCATCAGACGGGGCAGAAGTGGAATGTCGACCGCCTGCGCCGCGCCGTAAGGTTGCTGGTGAATGAAGGGCTTGCCGATACCGGATTGATAAGCCCCTCCCCTCGCCGCACACCAGAAGATCGATTGCTGATGCTTGTAACCGGCATTGCAAATGCCAACCCGGATTTGACGCTTCGGGAAATCGCCAGCCAGCTTGAAGCCATGCATGAACGCACCTCGCGCGGCGCTTCCCGATGGGCGGCGTCATCCGTCAAGAACCTTCTGGACAGAGCCAGAAAACTTGGGCTCGTTTCTTCTTGA
- a CDS encoding L,D-transpeptidase produces MQTPAISRRHLLLGAGSLAVLGVSGCSQTFELPDMGVDNTSTGSIRPQISIDKSVTVPDVMYAAVQEGPYSLPAIPYQKVPAQFRRQIVVDPTGEQPGTIVVRLQERFLYLVQPGGDAIRYGVGIGKAGFLWSGRANIQYKKEWPRWTPPREMIQRKPELVQYQNGMEPGPQNPLGARALYIYKDGADTGYRIHGSPEWWSIGQSMSSGCVRLINQDIIDLYSRVSGKATVVVG; encoded by the coding sequence CTGCAGACCCCAGCCATTTCCCGCCGTCATCTTTTGCTAGGCGCGGGTTCACTTGCCGTCCTTGGTGTGTCGGGCTGTTCACAGACATTCGAACTTCCGGATATGGGTGTCGATAATACGTCAACCGGCAGTATTCGTCCGCAAATCAGCATTGATAAATCCGTGACGGTCCCCGACGTGATGTATGCGGCAGTGCAGGAGGGGCCTTATTCGCTTCCCGCCATTCCATATCAGAAAGTACCGGCCCAATTCCGCCGTCAGATCGTCGTTGATCCGACGGGCGAACAGCCGGGAACAATTGTTGTGCGGCTGCAGGAGCGCTTCCTCTATCTGGTGCAGCCGGGGGGCGATGCTATTCGTTATGGCGTCGGCATCGGCAAGGCCGGCTTCCTGTGGAGTGGCCGCGCCAATATTCAATATAAGAAGGAATGGCCGCGTTGGACGCCGCCGCGCGAAATGATCCAGCGCAAGCCTGAACTCGTTCAGTATCAGAATGGTATGGAGCCGGGACCGCAGAATCCGCTGGGAGCACGCGCCCTCTATATCTACAAGGACGGTGCTGATACGGGTTATCGTATTCATGGCTCGCCCGAGTGGTGGTCGATTGGTCAGTCGATGTCATCGGGCTGCGTGCGGTTGATCAATCAGGATATTATTGATCTTTACAGTCGGGTGTCAGGCAAGGCGACCGTCGTGGTTGGCTAG
- a CDS encoding dicarboxylate/amino acid:cation symporter, which produces MTKTPPGSSSANPKPFYRSFGFQVTLAMIAGLVLGLIARDIGKDVAGNANWLAVTLQTVGSIFVQLLRALVPPLIFTAIVASISNLRALNNAAALVWQTLLWFAITALVAVVIGIGLGLIIQPGINSAVLATTAAVPSSTGSWLDFLKGLVPSNMLGLQASTKVSDGSASTYLSFNVLQIVIISIVVGVAALRVGAVAEPFLDFNKALLAVVRKILWWVIRLTPIGTVGLLGNAVAQYGWETLAQLGWFSAAVYIGLGLVLFIVYPIVLLVNGLNPARFFAGAWPAIQLGFVSRSSIGTLPVTEAVTEGNLGVPREYAAFAVPLGATTKMDGCAAIYPAIAAIFVAQFYNVPLGMQEYVLIAFVSVIGSAATAGLTGAIVMLTLTLSTLGLPLQGVGLLLAVDPILDMGRTAVNVAGQALIPTIVAKRQGILDQSRYDSTTTIDVIDPSAVASAA; this is translated from the coding sequence ATGACCAAAACACCGCCTGGTTCTTCCTCCGCCAACCCAAAACCATTCTATCGTTCGTTCGGGTTTCAGGTAACGCTTGCCATGATTGCCGGGCTTGTTCTGGGCCTCATCGCGCGTGATATCGGGAAAGATGTTGCCGGCAATGCAAACTGGCTCGCCGTTACGCTGCAAACGGTGGGTTCCATATTCGTGCAATTACTGCGCGCGCTCGTGCCGCCTTTAATCTTTACGGCCATTGTTGCGAGCATCAGTAATCTGCGCGCTCTGAACAATGCGGCCGCGCTCGTCTGGCAGACTTTGCTATGGTTCGCGATAACGGCACTTGTCGCAGTGGTTATCGGAATCGGCCTCGGGCTCATTATTCAGCCGGGGATCAACTCCGCTGTGCTTGCTACTACGGCTGCTGTCCCTTCCTCGACGGGATCGTGGCTGGACTTTTTGAAGGGGCTTGTGCCGTCCAATATGCTGGGCCTTCAGGCGTCAACAAAAGTCTCCGATGGGAGCGCCAGCACCTACCTGTCCTTCAACGTGCTGCAAATTGTCATCATTTCGATTGTCGTGGGTGTTGCAGCACTGCGCGTTGGTGCCGTGGCCGAACCGTTTCTCGATTTCAATAAAGCACTGCTGGCGGTGGTGCGGAAGATATTGTGGTGGGTTATTCGCTTGACGCCGATTGGCACCGTCGGACTTTTGGGAAATGCGGTTGCACAATATGGCTGGGAAACTCTGGCTCAGCTCGGATGGTTTTCTGCAGCGGTTTATATCGGGTTGGGTCTGGTGCTCTTCATTGTCTATCCGATCGTGCTTTTGGTGAATGGTCTTAACCCGGCAAGATTTTTCGCGGGTGCCTGGCCCGCAATTCAGCTCGGTTTTGTTTCGCGCTCATCCATCGGAACACTGCCTGTAACGGAAGCTGTCACTGAGGGCAATTTGGGGGTTCCGCGCGAATACGCGGCTTTCGCGGTTCCACTGGGTGCTACGACAAAGATGGATGGCTGCGCTGCAATCTATCCCGCTATCGCGGCAATTTTTGTTGCACAGTTCTATAACGTGCCACTGGGTATGCAGGAATATGTTCTGATTGCTTTTGTCTCAGTGATTGGTTCGGCGGCAACGGCGGGTCTTACCGGCGCTATTGTTATGCTGACACTGACACTGTCGACATTGGGTCTGCCTTTGCAAGGTGTTGGTCTTTTGCTGGCAGTTGATCCAATCCTTGATATGGGTCGCACCGCGGTGAATGTTGCAGGGCAGGCTTTGATCCCGACGATCGTTGCCAAACGTCAGGGCATTCTTGATCAAAGCCGTTATGACAGCACGACAACGATAGATGTCATTGATCCGTCTGCGGTTGCTTCGGCTGCCTGA
- a CDS encoding AraC family transcriptional regulator, with amino-acid sequence MFDKFTDSYPLRKPVLHSPTPPATIEALPLFRSAEFYNLPLDRVHHLKETQVICGSTYNPIDVKSNGLADQLFYIFIVSGLVESHNTQTHISTVLRAGSAGVITNHASTILKLGRGCRWLAFRVPLSLVRSQFGIWSRKFCFQTPKFSTVPDFHNHPVSGLYQTLELLLVKRGEGERALLDASYEQLLMTQLYAMAPHNLNGGNASFQSPCPRQLRYAEDFMRNNLYVSIAINDIARAAGCSTRTLQRIFRHFRDATPIQILCRYRIAEAHDLMVSGKARTVTDVAANLQFSNPARFAVMYREAYGQKPSAVIRFYNAQ; translated from the coding sequence ATGTTCGATAAATTTACGGATAGCTATCCGCTCCGCAAACCTGTTCTGCACAGTCCGACACCGCCTGCGACCATAGAGGCGCTGCCTCTATTTCGCAGCGCTGAATTCTACAATCTACCCCTCGACAGGGTACATCATCTCAAAGAAACCCAAGTCATCTGCGGTTCGACCTACAACCCAATCGACGTTAAATCGAATGGGTTGGCCGACCAGCTTTTCTACATCTTCATCGTGAGTGGTCTTGTCGAAAGCCACAATACCCAGACCCATATATCAACCGTGCTAAGAGCGGGGTCAGCTGGGGTTATCACCAACCATGCCTCGACAATACTCAAACTGGGGCGAGGGTGTCGTTGGCTGGCTTTCCGGGTGCCGCTTTCGCTCGTACGAAGCCAGTTTGGGATATGGTCGAGAAAGTTTTGCTTTCAGACTCCCAAATTTTCAACAGTTCCGGATTTTCACAACCATCCAGTGTCTGGTCTTTATCAAACACTCGAGCTTCTGCTTGTTAAAAGAGGGGAGGGGGAAAGAGCCCTGTTGGACGCGAGCTATGAGCAACTGCTCATGACCCAGCTCTATGCAATGGCTCCGCATAATCTTAATGGTGGAAATGCCAGCTTTCAGTCCCCTTGTCCCCGGCAACTCCGTTACGCCGAAGATTTCATGCGCAACAATCTCTATGTCTCGATAGCGATCAACGACATAGCTCGGGCAGCAGGTTGCAGCACAAGAACCTTGCAACGCATATTCAGACACTTTCGCGATGCGACCCCCATCCAAATTCTATGCCGTTATCGAATTGCGGAAGCGCACGACCTCATGGTCAGCGGCAAGGCGAGAACGGTGACTGATGTGGCTGCCAATCTGCAATTTTCAAATCCGGCACGCTTTGCCGTCATGTACCGCGAAGCCTACGGTCAAAAGCCATCAGCTGTCATCAGATTTTACAACGCGCAATGA